GGTGGAACTGAAATTCCTCAAAGACGTAAGGGTAACCCCACGCCGCAAGGTATTCCCGCTGACGCAGCGGGAGCTTTTCCGGATTGCGGCGAGCGATGTCGGCGTCCGACAGCGGCGCCCGGAACGACTCGAAACGGCGAACGGCCTGTTCCGCGAGGGTTCGGAGCGGCGGGCAGTCTTCGGCCGGGACCAGAGCGAAAAAGGGACCGATCTGGTGCAGCACGATCCGCGGCACGTCGAAGGGTTCGATCTCCGCCGCGAACTCGTCAAAGGCCGCCAGCAGATCCGCTTCACTCTTGCCTTGCGCGAGCTCGAACGGCGCCTTCAGCGTTCCGTGAAAGCCGTATCGGCGCGGATCTGCCGTCAGCGCCATCTGATTTTCGCGCCCGAGCGCCGGCACTTCCGGCCAACTGAGTGCCCCGTCGACAAAGGCGTCGCGGCCAAGCCAACGGGCTGCCGTCTGCGTCAGCCGGTCATCGGCCGGCGGCGCGAAATAGATTGCATAACGCACGGGTCTCACTTTCTGTATCGCCCGGCCCGCCGTCCGGCGGGTCGATGTTCGCAGGGTGCGATGCGCAGCTAACCGATTTGCATGACAACATCATGATGACTTCGGTGCGAAACGCAATTCGGGTCAGAGCGGGCTGAGGAAAAGTGTGTGCGGTTCACCGCCTCCCGCTCCATTCTAATGCGTTTTGCGTCCCATCAGCCGCGTGCGGAGCGCGTTTGAGATGCTGTCGAAAATGAAGACAACCACCAAGATCAGAAGCACCATGTAGGCGACATTCTCCCAATCGGAGTTGGTGCGCATCGCCTCCCACAATTTGAGTCCGATGCCGCCGGCGCCGACAGCGCCGATGATCGTCGCCGAGCGGGTGTTCGATTCCCAGAAATAGAGTGCCTGGCTGGCGAAGACCGGCAGGACCTGCGGAAGCACGCCGAAGCGCTGTACCGCGATCGGCGTCGCGCCGACCGACTTCACGCCTTCGCGCTGCTTGTCGTCGATGTTTTCGAGCGCTTCGGAATAGAGCTTGCCGAGCGTGCCGGTGTCGGTGAAGAAGATCGCCGAGATGCCGGCAAGCGGCCCGGGGCCGAAGGCGCGCGTGAAGAACAGCGCCCAGATGAACATGTCCACCGACCTCAAGAAATCGAAGAAGCGCTTGGTGAGTTGGTTGGCGAAAAA
The genomic region above belongs to Sinorhizobium mexicanum and contains:
- a CDS encoding DUF1045 domain-containing protein, which codes for MRYAIYFAPPADDRLTQTAARWLGRDAFVDGALSWPEVPALGRENQMALTADPRRYGFHGTLKAPFELAQGKSEADLLAAFDEFAAEIEPFDVPRIVLHQIGPFFALVPAEDCPPLRTLAEQAVRRFESFRAPLSDADIARRNPEKLPLRQREYLAAWGYPYVFEEFQFHLTLTGPVPTETQGVMRETLTAAFEEFIGKPLDVSTVALFIEPHRGAPFTVHSLLPLGGASERKIA